One Gemmatimonadota bacterium genomic region harbors:
- the glgB gene encoding 1,4-alpha-glucan branching protein GlgB — protein MPSLISDFDLHLHGEGNHHHIYDCLGAHPTEKGVHFAVWAPNAWRVSVVGDFNAWNRCQHPMQNRGSTGVWELFIPDLTPGTLYKYEIKTQNGDIFTKSDPYAFCMEHRPRTASVVYQPDDALWTDAEWLQTRQKKDPYTDPISIYEVHPGSWRRNPQENNRPLTYRELAHELVEYVLEMGYTHIELLPIMEHPLDESWGYQITGYYAPTSRFGTPDDFKYLVNHCHIHGIGVILDWVPAHFPTDAHGLAQFDGSALYEHADPRQGTHPDWGTLIFNYGRNEVRNFLIANVLFWIEKYHIDGLRVDAVASMLYLDYSRKEGEWIPNQYGGRENLDAIAFMHQLNTLIHEKFPGVLMIAEESTSWPGVSRPVYLGGLGFGFKWNMGWMNDTLSYISKEPIHRKYHHDNLTFGLVYAFHENFILVLSHDEVVHGKRALIDKMPGDRWQKFANLRAFYAFQYAHPGKKLLFMGGELGQWQEWNAQESVHWHLLEEPDHAGLKRFVRDLNTLYRDEPALYERDFDPEGFEWISLHDASNSVLSFLRRARSHDAPLIFACNFTPVPRENYRIGVPTPGTYRELINSDAERYGGSNMGNLGTVQTEPIASHGHPQSLQITLPPLAAVIFKPE, from the coding sequence AATCACCACCACATCTACGACTGCCTCGGCGCACACCCCACAGAAAAAGGCGTACATTTTGCCGTATGGGCACCCAATGCCTGGCGCGTAAGCGTGGTTGGCGACTTCAACGCCTGGAATAGATGCCAGCACCCCATGCAAAACAGGGGCAGCACAGGTGTATGGGAACTATTCATCCCCGACCTGACACCCGGCACCCTCTACAAATACGAAATCAAAACCCAAAACGGCGATATCTTTACCAAAAGCGACCCCTACGCCTTCTGTATGGAACACCGCCCGCGCACAGCCTCTGTCGTGTACCAGCCCGACGATGCCCTGTGGACCGATGCCGAATGGCTACAAACCCGCCAGAAAAAAGACCCATACACAGACCCAATCTCCATATACGAAGTACACCCCGGATCCTGGCGGCGCAACCCACAAGAAAACAACCGACCGCTCACCTATCGCGAACTCGCGCACGAACTCGTCGAATACGTCCTCGAAATGGGCTACACCCACATCGAACTCCTCCCCATCATGGAACACCCCTTAGACGAATCCTGGGGCTATCAGATCACGGGCTATTACGCGCCAACCAGCCGTTTTGGCACGCCAGACGATTTCAAATACCTCGTCAACCACTGCCACATCCACGGCATAGGCGTCATCCTCGACTGGGTACCCGCACACTTCCCAACAGACGCGCATGGACTCGCCCAATTCGACGGCTCTGCCCTGTACGAACACGCCGACCCCCGGCAGGGAACACACCCCGATTGGGGCACCTTAATTTTCAATTACGGACGCAATGAAGTACGCAATTTTCTCATCGCCAATGTCCTCTTCTGGATCGAAAAATATCACATCGACGGCCTGCGCGTCGATGCAGTCGCATCCATGCTCTACCTCGATTACTCGCGCAAAGAAGGCGAATGGATCCCCAACCAATATGGCGGCAGAGAAAATTTAGACGCCATCGCCTTTATGCACCAGCTCAACACCCTGATCCACGAAAAGTTCCCGGGCGTCTTGATGATCGCCGAAGAATCGACCTCCTGGCCCGGCGTCTCTCGCCCCGTTTATCTGGGCGGCCTCGGCTTTGGATTCAAATGGAACATGGGCTGGATGAACGACACCCTGTCCTACATCTCCAAAGAACCGATCCACCGCAAATACCATCACGACAACCTCACCTTTGGCCTCGTCTATGCCTTCCACGAAAACTTCATCCTCGTGCTCTCCCACGACGAAGTCGTCCACGGCAAACGCGCCCTCATCGACAAAATGCCCGGCGACCGCTGGCAAAAATTTGCCAATCTGCGCGCCTTTTACGCCTTTCAATACGCCCATCCCGGCAAAAAGTTGCTCTTTATGGGCGGTGAACTCGGCCAGTGGCAAGAATGGAACGCACAGGAAAGCGTACACTGGCACCTGCTCGAAGAACCCGACCACGCGGGCCTGAAGCGCTTTGTAAGAGACCTCAACACCCTCTACCGGGACGAACCCGCACTCTACGAACGGGACTTTGACCCCGAAGGCTTTGAATGGATCTCACTCCACGACGCCTCAAACAGCGTCCTATCCTTCCTGCGCCGCGCGCGATCACACGATGCCCCTTTAATCTTTGCCTGCAACTTTACCCCCGTCCCAAGAGAAAACTACCGCATAGGCGTACCCACCCCAGGCACATACCGCGAACTCATCAACAGTGACGCCGAACGCTATGGCGGCAGCAACATGGGCAACCTCGGCACCGTCCAAACCGAACCCATCGCAAGTCACGGACATCCGCAATCCCTGCAAATCACCCTTCCCCCACTCGCCGCTGTCATATTCAAACCTGAGTAA
- a CDS encoding helix-turn-helix transcriptional regulator: MKTHREMIDEWKKDPEFVAEYDALADEFALFDEMLRARKNAGLTQADVAKKMGTKTPAIARLEASGRHKKHSPSLATLKKYAEAVGCRLDIRLIPR; encoded by the coding sequence ATGAAAACACATCGTGAAATGATTGATGAATGGAAGAAAGATCCAGAATTTGTCGCTGAATACGACGCGCTTGCGGATGAATTTGCGCTTTTTGATGAAATGCTCAGAGCCAGAAAGAATGCGGGTTTAACCCAGGCTGATGTGGCTAAAAAGATGGGCACCAAAACGCCCGCAATTGCACGTCTTGAAGCATCGGGGCGCCACAAAAAGCATTCTCCTTCTCTTGCCACTCTAAAAAAATATGCAGAAGCTGTTGGCTGTCGTCTGGATATTCGTCTGATACCTCGTTAG